In Sphingobacterium sp. SYP-B4668, the sequence ATCATATCCACAGATGCTTCGTGCCTCTTGCAATTGAAAGCCTATATCGATAAACATCAACTGCCAATAAGGACGTTACACTTGGTTGATGTATTGACCTCGGGCTGGGCTAACATATAGGTCAACAAAAGGCTGATTAGGTTAATATTATTGATAATCGAGCCTTTGTTTTTGAATAAATTACAGTATTTTTATATAATAAGCATTTTATTTAGACAATTATGAATTCTAGAAGAGATTTTCTCAAAAACTTAGGCCTGGCAACAGCTGGCCTTGCACTAACTCCTAGTTTGGATGTGTTTGCAGCCAAGAAGCCATGGTTTGAAATTTCATTGGCTGAATGGTCTTTGCACCGCACTCTTTTCAAAGGAGATCTTAAGAATATAGACTTTCCTGAGTTTGCAGCAACTAAATTTGATATCCGTGCCGTAGAGTATGTCAATCAATTCTTCAAAGACAAAGCTAAGGACATGACTTATTTGAAGGATCTAAAGCAAAGAGCAAAAGATAACGGTGTGCGTAATGTCTTGATCATGGTAGATGGAGAAGGTAATCTCGGGGATGAAGACGCAACGAAACGTAAACAAGCTGTCGAAAATCATTACCAATGGGTGGACGCTGCTGCATTTTTAGGTTGTCACGCTATCCGTGTAAATGCTGCTGGAAAAGGTACACCTGAAGAGGTAAAGGGACGTGTTGTGGAAAGCTTGAGTACATTGGCAGATTATGGAAAGAAATCAAAAATAGCTGTTATTGTAGAGAATCATGGTGGTATCTCTTCCCATGGTGATTGGCTAGCCGATCTATTGAAGCAAGTGGGTAAGAAAAACTGCGGCAGTCTACCTGACTTGGGTAACTTCTACGAGTACGATCGCTATCAAGGTGTCACCGATTTGATGCCTTATGCACATGGTGTGAGTGCAAAAAGCCACAGCTTTGATGAGCAAGGTAATGAGACTCAGATAGACTACGCACGCATGATGAAGATTGTTAAAGATGCAAAATTCAAAGGTTTTGTGGGTATCGAATATGAGGGGGACAAACACAGCGAAATCGAAGGAATTACATTGACTAAAAAATTATTGCAAAAATTTCAATAAGCGCTAGCTATTAAGTCCTTAATATAGATAATATGAAGATTTGGTGTAGGTCTATCTGTTTGGGATGTCTGCTATCGATCATGCTGCCAGGATATGGACAAATGACCATGGCGAGTATGAAAGTTTGGGAGGATTCGTTGCTTAATATCGGTCAACAGGTCTTTCAAAACCAAGCAGAACCCGAACGGATAGACGCCAACTTCAGATTTGTGAAGACGCTAGTCTCTGCATTGAAAGAAAATAAGTCGTTTGACTATCCCTTTGAACGACTAAAAATGATTTCGATCCTCAATTCTCCGGATCAAAAATTTAGGATATTCTCTTGGAATGTACCACTCAATGATGGCTCGTACTTGTACTACGGAAGCATTCAATTGCAAACGCCTAATGGAGAATTGAATCTGATCCCTTTGCTAGACAAAACATTTGAGATCAAAAATCCGCAAACCGATATTGTCTCGGGTCAAAATTGGTATGGTGCTCAATATTATGCTATCATCCCCAATGGCAACCACTATATACTCCTGGGGTGGAAAGGACACAACCGGCTCTTTAGCCAGAAGGTAATCGACGTACTGACCCTGAAAGGTAAGGAGGCCACTTTCGGCTTAGCCTATTTTTCTAATGAACCCAAGGTGGTACGCAAGATATTCAACTACACCCGGGAAGCCACTATGCTGTTGCAATATGAAGCCAACCACAAGCGTATCGTATTTGACCATTTAGTCCCAGCAGATAAAAGTCTGGTCGGCAAGTATCAATATTATGGACCTGACTTGAGCTACGACGCTTATGAGGTAGCTCCAGGGAAGTTATTTTTCAAATCAAATATCGACTATGTGAATCCTGTAAACGGACGTGAAGCCGAGTATTTGGACCCTGCACGTAAAAAGGCGGAAAAGAGAAGTGGCTTTTAGTGTCCTTGAAATAAAAATATTTCTTTTATAATCCTTAATCAATTCAAAAAGTTTGTTTTCTTTGTAGCATTGTTTGTTAAAACAACTATTGAATGATTCCGGTTTAAGGAAAATATTGAACCATGTTAAATCTATTAAATATCATATATGACTGAAGAGAGAGATGAAGTATTGGTCTCGCACTTATCCAAGCAAGGTGTAGACGACAAAATGGTAATGGGGCATCCCGCAGGATTGTTTGTATTGTTTTTTACAGAGATGTGGGAGCGGTTTAGCTACTATGGTATGCGGGCACTCTTGACTGTGTTTTTGGTAAGCGAGATAGCCAAAGGCGGCTGGGGCTGGAGCAACGAGGAAGCGATGAAGCTTTACGGCGTATACACAGGACTTGTATATTTGACCCCCTTGCTTGGCGGAATCATTGCTGATAAGTTGACCGGATATAAAAGAGCCATCCTGATTGGCGCATTAATCATGACCTTAGGGCATGCGTCTATGGCCTTGGAAGGATTTTCATCCAATTTCTTCTACCTAGGCCTTATCCTAATGATTCTTGGTAATGGGATGTTCAAACCCAATATCTCGTCCATGGTTGGTAAACTCTATCCCGATACGAGCTCAAAGAAAGATGCAGCGTATACTATTTTCTATATGGGAATTAATGCAGGTGCATTTTTGGGCATGTTGCTCTGTGGATATATTGGTGAAAAGGTAGGGTGGCACTATGGATTTGGATTGGCGGGAGTATTTATGTTCTTCGGTATGCTCCAATTTTATTTTGGAGAGAAGATATTTGGCCTTATAGGTGAAAACCCAAAAGTAATCAAAGCCGATCACGACCGTAAAGTTGCCGCAAATGAAGAGCAAGATGAGATACTTCCTTCCAATGTGATACGTGACCGACTGATCGTAGTTGCTGTACTGATGCTGGCAAGTATTGTATTTTTCTTTGCATTTGAACAGGCAGGTGGATCCATGACCATTTTTGCAAAAGACTACACCCAGCGTGTGCTGGATGGAGGAATGGCATCTGCATTTAAATGGGTAGACGCGGCATTGACGATATTTCCAATCTTGATCGTCACATTGGTCTTGGCACGTTTAGCTTCCAAGATATACGTTAAATACCCGTTGACTATTCTTTTTACAGCTGTTTCTTTTGCTATTATTTGGGTATTGGGTATCTGGAAAGTGCACCGTGAGTTTACCTCTTTCGGTACAGAAGTGACGGTATCTTGGTTCCAGATATTAAATTCGTTCTTTATTGTAACCTTAGCTTCTGGATTTAGTAAATTATGGGAGAAGGTATGGAATCCATCTGGACCTGTAAAATTTGCCTTGGGGCTCATTTTGGTCGGAATTGGTTTCGCAGCCCTTTCGTATGGAAGCCTTTCTATACCTCAAGGTGCCAAAACGGCATCCGTGAGCATGATATGGCTGGTGTTGGCGTATTTTTTCCATACTACCGGCGAACTATGTTTATCACCGGTAGGATTATCGTATGTAAGTAAGCTGTCCCCTAAGAAATTTTTGGGTTTGCTATTCGGCTTTTGGTTTTGCGCATCTGCTATTGCGAATTTCCTAGGTGGATTTATGGGGGCGTATATCGATAAGATTACGGAAACACATTCTATGTCCTATTTCTTCATGATATTCACCATCATTCCGGTGGCCACTGCATTGTTGCTCATTATCTTTAATCCAATATTAAAGAAGATGATGCATGGAATTCGTTAACCACAAGATATTTACACACAAAAGCACCTCTAGGGGTGCTTTTTTTGTTTCTAAATCCTTTCGCAATAAGATAAATTTATACCTTTGTGGATGTTTTAAAGACCAAAATTTGGGCAAAAGGCATGGGTTGACTAGGTGTATATAAAACACCCATAATCACTTTTGTAAGGCGGTTGAACTTCGTTTAAACCAGCTCTTTTTACACGTATAATGACGGGAAGACCGCATTAACAATTTAGATATATGAAATATCCATATAGCACTAACTCCGCAAACACCAATGATGGTCATGATTTCATGATCCGCTTGCGCTCGGGTTGGATATTCCATATGGCCACAAAAAATCAAACTACATATATATGAACGATCAAAATCGTGCTGTATCAGGCGCGCTTGAGAATGATGGAATCGATCAATCGACAGTGCTGGGACATCCATCCGGACTATTAGTGCTTTTTTTTACGGAGATGTGGGAGCGGTTTTCCTATTACGGAATGCGTGTACTTCTCATTCAATTCTTGACCTCGGCAGTTATTTTTGGTAGTCCTTTCTCTGGATGGGGATGGACAGCTGAGCAAGCTGGGGCACTTTACGGTACGTATGCGATGTTGGTCTACCTGACGCCAATATTGGGCGGAATAATTGCTGACCGTTATATTGGCTCGAGGTGGGCAGTCATCATTGGAGCAGCTATTATGACTTTAGGGCACGCAGCTATGGCCTTCGACTCTTCATTCATGTTTTTTACCGGATTAGGCTGTTTGATTATCGGTACAGGCTTCTTTAAGCCGAATATGCCTTCTATACTTGGCGAAATGTACAAACACCTTCCTGAAAAGAAGGATGGTGCATATACTATCTTTTATATGGGGGTCAATGCAGGTGCATTCTTTGGTATGATGCTGTGCGGATATCTAGCCGAGGAAGTTGGTTGGCACTGGGGATTTGGGCTTGCGGGTATCTTCATGTTATTGGGTACTATACAGTTTTGGGCAGCAAAACCTTTAATGGGCAATCTTGGGGTGCTTGATAAAGCAGCTAAGGCGGAAGCTAAGAAAGTCACCATAGCACATAAAGAGGAAGAAGAACGGAATCCATATACGACATTTGACATGGTGCTGATCGGTATTATCACGGTAATTGGTTTTATGTATGCGTTCAATGATCCTTTGTCAAAAAACGGTGTCATTGATATCTTTAAATTTTTGGACACAGAGCACCTCAGGGGGCAATTCTTAATGATATTTATAGCCCTTATTATATTCATCTACCTGATCGTATCCCGTATCATGCGTTATGGAAATGTGGTGCGTGATCGCATGTTTGCCGTGATTTTGTTGGCCTTTTTCTTGATTTTCTTCTTTATGAGTTTTGAGCAAGGTGCCACTTCATTGGTATTGGTCGCACGTGATCATATCGATAGGCAGCTTTCTGGAAATAGTTTATTGATTTTCAATATTGTCAATGCACTCTTCACCATCGTACCTTTAATTATTATATCTTGGGTGCTCATTCTGTTGGCGAAGGCGACGTGGAAGAAAATCGCATTCTCAAACATGATTTTATTGGTCTGCTTTATATTGATATGGGGAGCGGCGATTTGGATGCTGACGAATGAATTTACAGCGAAGACGTCTGAAATTAAAGTATCCTGGTTTTCAACGCTCAATTCATTTTTCATTATTGCATTGGCTTCGTCGGTATCCAAGATATGGGAGTCCAAATACAATCCATCAGCAGCGTTTAAATATGGATTTGGTCTTATACTAGTGGCAATTGGATTCTTAATATTAGGACTGGGATCTATTGGCATCAGTGAGCACGTGAAGATTTCCATGATTTTTCTGGTCCTGACTTATCTTTTCCATACTCTTGGGGAGTTGTTTATTTCACCAGTAGGACTATCATATGTCTCCAAGCTGGTGCCTGCCCGTATGCTGGCCTTTATGTTTGGCGTGTGGTATTTGGCGATTGCGATTGCACAGAAGCTTGCTGCTATATTAGGAGGGCAGGTCGAAATCATTAAAGAGGAATACTCGTTGAGCCATTTTTTCTTTTTGTTTACAGCAATCCCAGCAGGAGCGGGTCTTCTTGTGATGCTCCTAAACCCCGTCATCAAACGCTTGATGCACGGTGTA encodes:
- a CDS encoding TIM barrel protein, with translation MNSRRDFLKNLGLATAGLALTPSLDVFAAKKPWFEISLAEWSLHRTLFKGDLKNIDFPEFAATKFDIRAVEYVNQFFKDKAKDMTYLKDLKQRAKDNGVRNVLIMVDGEGNLGDEDATKRKQAVENHYQWVDAAAFLGCHAIRVNAAGKGTPEEVKGRVVESLSTLADYGKKSKIAVIVENHGGISSHGDWLADLLKQVGKKNCGSLPDLGNFYEYDRYQGVTDLMPYAHGVSAKSHSFDEQGNETQIDYARMMKIVKDAKFKGFVGIEYEGDKHSEIEGITLTKKLLQKFQ
- a CDS encoding peptide MFS transporter, giving the protein MTEERDEVLVSHLSKQGVDDKMVMGHPAGLFVLFFTEMWERFSYYGMRALLTVFLVSEIAKGGWGWSNEEAMKLYGVYTGLVYLTPLLGGIIADKLTGYKRAILIGALIMTLGHASMALEGFSSNFFYLGLILMILGNGMFKPNISSMVGKLYPDTSSKKDAAYTIFYMGINAGAFLGMLLCGYIGEKVGWHYGFGLAGVFMFFGMLQFYFGEKIFGLIGENPKVIKADHDRKVAANEEQDEILPSNVIRDRLIVVAVLMLASIVFFFAFEQAGGSMTIFAKDYTQRVLDGGMASAFKWVDAALTIFPILIVTLVLARLASKIYVKYPLTILFTAVSFAIIWVLGIWKVHREFTSFGTEVTVSWFQILNSFFIVTLASGFSKLWEKVWNPSGPVKFALGLILVGIGFAALSYGSLSIPQGAKTASVSMIWLVLAYFFHTTGELCLSPVGLSYVSKLSPKKFLGLLFGFWFCASAIANFLGGFMGAYIDKITETHSMSYFFMIFTIIPVATALLLIIFNPILKKMMHGIR
- a CDS encoding peptide MFS transporter; this translates as MNDQNRAVSGALENDGIDQSTVLGHPSGLLVLFFTEMWERFSYYGMRVLLIQFLTSAVIFGSPFSGWGWTAEQAGALYGTYAMLVYLTPILGGIIADRYIGSRWAVIIGAAIMTLGHAAMAFDSSFMFFTGLGCLIIGTGFFKPNMPSILGEMYKHLPEKKDGAYTIFYMGVNAGAFFGMMLCGYLAEEVGWHWGFGLAGIFMLLGTIQFWAAKPLMGNLGVLDKAAKAEAKKVTIAHKEEEERNPYTTFDMVLIGIITVIGFMYAFNDPLSKNGVIDIFKFLDTEHLRGQFLMIFIALIIFIYLIVSRIMRYGNVVRDRMFAVILLAFFLIFFFMSFEQGATSLVLVARDHIDRQLSGNSLLIFNIVNALFTIVPLIIISWVLILLAKATWKKIAFSNMILLVCFILIWGAAIWMLTNEFTAKTSEIKVSWFSTLNSFFIIALASSVSKIWESKYNPSAAFKYGFGLILVAIGFLILGLGSIGISEHVKISMIFLVLTYLFHTLGELFISPVGLSYVSKLVPARMLAFMFGVWYLAIAIAQKLAAILGGQVEIIKEEYSLSHFFFLFTAIPAGAGLLVMLLNPVIKRLMHGVK